In the genome of Vidua macroura isolate BioBank_ID:100142 chromosome 19, ASM2450914v1, whole genome shotgun sequence, one region contains:
- the SEC14L1 gene encoding SEC14-like protein 1 produces MVQKYQSPVRVYKHPFELIMAAYERRFPTCPLIPMFVASDTVNEYKSEDEAIHVIERRCKLDIDAPRLLKKIAGVDYVYFVQKNSLNRRERTLHIEAYNETFSNRVIINEHCSYTVHPDNEDWTCFEQSASLDIKSFFGFESTVEKIAMKQYTSNIKKGKEIIEYYLKQLEEEGITFVPRWTPPVACKSESSTCHPRRPVSPAINIPESATKEGLSNKEILNTSSSPSEPTAGTPDDKLDADYIKRYLGDLTPMQESCLIRLRQWLQETHKGKIPKDEHILRFLRARDFNIDKAREILCQSLTWRKQHQVDYILDTWNPPQVLQDYYAGGWHHHDKDGRPLYVLRLGQMDTKGLVRALGEEALLRYVLSINEEGLRRCEENTKVFGRPISSWTCLVDLEGLNMRHLWRPGVKALLRIIEVVEANYPETLGRLLILRAPRVFPVLWTLVSPFIDDNTRKKFLIYAGNDYQGPGGLLDYIDKEIIPDFLGGECMCEVPEGGLVPKSLYRTAEELENEDIKLWTETIYQSASVFKGAPHEVLIQIVDASSVITWDFDVCKGDIVFNIFHSKRAPQPPKKDSLGAHSITSPGGNNVQLIDKVWQLGRDYSMVESPLICKEGESVQGSHVTRWPGFYILQWKFHSMPACATTNLPRVDDVLASLQVSSHKCKVMYYTEVIGSEDFRGSMTSLESSHSGFSQLSAATTSSSQSHSSSMISR; encoded by the exons GCATATGAAAGGAGGTTTCCTACGTGCCCTCTGATCCCCATGTTTGTAGCCAGTGACACTGTAAATGAGTACAAGAGTGAGGATGAGGCCATCCATGTGATTGAGCGGCGCTGCAAGCTGGACATCGATGCACCACGGCTGCTGAAAAAG ATTGCAGGAGTGGACTACGTTTATTTTGTCCAGAAGAACTCTCTGAACAGGCGAGAAAGGACTCTGCATATAGAAGCCTACAATGAAACCTTCTCTAACAGAGTCATCATTAATGAGCACTGCTCCTACACA GTTCATCCTGACAATGAAGATTGGACCTGTTTTGAACAGTCGGCCAGTCTGGATATCAaatctttttttggttttgaaagcaCAGTGGAAAAGATTGCCATGAAGCAATACACCAGCAATATTAAAAAG ggaaaagaaataatagagTACTACCTGAAGCAGCTGGAGGAAGAAGGAATAACCTTTGTCCCTCGCTGGACTCCTCCTGTTGCATGTAAATCAGAGAGCAGCACGTGCCACCCAAGGAGACCAGTGTCACCTGCCATTAATATCCCAGAGTCTGCCACAAAGGAGGGCTTGAGCAACAAGGAGATCCTCAacacctccagcagcccctcgGAGCCCACCGCAGGAACGCCTGATG ATAAGTTGGATGCAGACTACATCAAGAGGTACCTGGGGGACCTGACCCCAATGCAGGAGAGCTGCCTCATCCGCCTGCGGCAGTGGCTCCAGGAGACGCACAAAGGCAAG ATCCCAAAGGATGAACACATTTTAAGGTTCCTGCGTGCCCGGGACTTCAACATCGACAAAGCAAGAGAGATCCTTTGCCAGTCACTGACTTGGCGTAAGCAGCACCAGGTGGATTATATTCTGGACACCTGGAATCCTCCCCAGGTGCTCCAGGATTACTATGCAGGAGGCTGGCATCACCATGACAAAG ATGGGCGCCCGCTGTACGTGCTGAGGCTGGGCCAGATGGACACCAAGGGCCTGGTGCGAGCGCTGGGGGAGGAGGCCTTGCTGCGCTAC GTTCTTTCAATAAATGAAGAAGGGCTGAGGCGATGTGAGGAGAATACAAAAGTATTTGGCAGGCCAATAAG CTCTTGGACCTGTCTAGTAGATCTGGAAGGCTTAAACATGAGGCATTTATGGAGACCTGGTGTCAAGGCCTTGCTGAGAATCATCGAGGTGGTTGAAGCTAATTACCCTGAGACCTTGGGTCGTCTGCTTATCCTAAGAGCACCTCGAGTATTCCCAGTTCTCTGGACACTG gTTAGTCCATTCATTGATGACAACACCAGAAAGAAATTCCTTATTTATGCTGGAAATGACTACCAGGGTCCTGGGGGACTGCTGGATTACATTGATAAAGAAATTATCCCTGATTTCCTCGGTGGAGAGTGCATG tgTGAAGTACCAGAGGGTGGGCTGGTACCCAAGTCCCTCTACCGGACAGCAGAAGAGTTGGAAAATGAAGACATCAAGCTTTGGACTGAAACAATCTACCAGTCTGCAAGTGTCTTCAAAGGAGCTCCACACGAG GTTCTCATCCAGATCGTGGACGCCTCGTCGGTGATCACGTGGGATTTTGATGTGTGCAAGGGCGACATTGTTTTTAACATCTTCCATTCCAAAAGAGCCCCACAGCCTCCCAAAAAGGACTCTCTAGGAGCTCACAGTATCACATCTCCTGGTGGGAACAATGTCCAGCTGATAGACAAAGTCTGGCAGTTGGGGCGTGACTACAGCATGGTGGAGTCTCCTCTGATCTGCAAAGAAGGGGAGAGTGTGCAG GGCTCTCATGTGACCAGGTGGCCTGGCTTCTACATTTTACAGTGGAAATTCCACAGCATGCCTGCCTGTGCTACAACCAACCTGCCTCGTGTGGATGATGTGCTGGCATCTCTACAGGTGTCCTCTCACAAATGTAAAGTGATGTACTATACAGAAGTGATAGGATCTGAAGATTTCAG gggATCTATGACCAGCCTTGAATCAAGCCACAGTGGATTCTCCCAGCTCAGTGCTGCCACCACCTCCTCTAGCcagtcccattccagctccatgATTTCCAGGTAG